The following are encoded together in the Leptospira stimsonii genome:
- a CDS encoding TraB/GumN family protein → MAKQALKENKKTETKKKNTTSEPIETFKLGKTSVTILGTAHISQKSIDEVQRIIREEKPDTICVELCNSRMRSVKDSEHWKKLDIFKVFKERKMYLLLSSLILSAFQKKLGKGSIRPGDEMRMAISEGERSGAKIVPIDREVSTTLKRAWWNIGLFNRMVLLSALLTSLFVKEDISEEKIEEMKSDDVLKDLFSQLPKRYESIKNVIIDERDSYLAQRIREASVDGKKVFAVVGAGHLQGIMNHVYEDKDISSLDHLPQKTAWDRWKGLIVPGIFLGLILTVFYFGGRQQGQEFVLRWILVKGGLAALGAIIALAHPLSVILAFLAAPVGNFNPVIKPGWVAALSESWLRKPLVEDFERIAQDSEHWKGYWKNNVIRIFLVFMLPQIGSSIGTFIVTADLFRVIKGFL, encoded by the coding sequence ATGGCAAAACAAGCACTCAAAGAAAATAAAAAAACCGAGACGAAAAAAAAGAATACGACCTCGGAACCGATCGAAACGTTTAAACTCGGTAAAACGTCCGTAACAATTCTTGGCACGGCACATATCAGTCAAAAGAGCATAGACGAAGTTCAAAGAATCATTCGTGAAGAAAAGCCGGACACGATTTGCGTGGAACTCTGCAATTCCAGAATGCGTTCGGTGAAAGATTCCGAACACTGGAAGAAGCTCGATATATTCAAAGTTTTTAAAGAAAGAAAGATGTATCTTCTTCTTTCCAGCCTTATCCTTTCCGCGTTTCAAAAAAAACTGGGCAAAGGTTCCATTCGTCCCGGAGACGAGATGAGAATGGCGATCTCCGAAGGAGAAAGATCCGGCGCTAAAATCGTTCCGATCGACAGAGAAGTTTCCACGACTCTCAAACGCGCTTGGTGGAACATCGGACTTTTCAATCGTATGGTTTTGCTCTCCGCATTGCTTACGTCTCTCTTTGTGAAGGAAGACATCTCCGAAGAAAAAATCGAAGAGATGAAATCGGACGACGTTCTGAAGGATCTATTTTCCCAACTTCCAAAACGATATGAATCGATCAAAAACGTAATCATCGACGAACGGGATTCTTATCTCGCGCAAAGAATCAGGGAAGCCTCAGTCGACGGGAAGAAGGTTTTCGCCGTCGTGGGAGCCGGTCATTTGCAGGGAATCATGAATCACGTTTACGAAGACAAGGACATTTCCAGTCTCGATCATCTTCCACAAAAAACGGCTTGGGATCGTTGGAAGGGTTTGATCGTTCCCGGAATTTTCTTAGGTTTGATTCTCACCGTTTTTTATTTCGGAGGAAGACAACAAGGACAAGAATTCGTACTTCGTTGGATTTTGGTCAAGGGCGGACTCGCCGCGTTAGGCGCCATCATCGCGCTCGCTCATCCTCTGTCCGTCATTCTTGCGTTTTTGGCCGCTCCCGTCGGGAATTTCAATCCTGTCATCAAACCGGGTTGGGTCGCCGCGTTATCCGAGTCGTGGTTGCGGAAACCTCTCGTGGAAGATTTTGAAAGAATCGCGCAGGATTCCGAACACTGGAAAGGTTATTGGAAGAATAACGTGATCCGAATCTTTCTCGTCTTTATGCTTCCTCAAATCGGAAGTAGCATCGGAACCTTTATCGTTACCGCGGATTTATTTCGAGTCATCAAAGGATTTCTGTGA
- a CDS encoding tyrosine-type recombinase/integrase gives MSELELPKKNKHSIERLSKIIRQRNYKKATAYTYLKYNVDFLNFADKPAEKITLKDLNRYMDHLKKKRVSSSTIQINVSSLKMFFEDVMKMDLFRDFQRPVREYNNPNAITFKEMQNILKSASSNAKHELMCGLVYFGGLRVGELISLKWNHLDLKRKWIQIKSSVLSQSRTVELPTELLTLIKKYEKEALVSANSYLFPGKSLGSHTTSRNVERIISEIGRNAGIASPVTVFTLRHSRALHLIADGSPLAQVKDFLGHKTLASTESYIPVKKNLRAAVREKSKQDALRNIRKKFKTG, from the coding sequence ATGTCAGAATTGGAACTTCCGAAAAAGAATAAGCATTCGATTGAAAGACTCAGCAAGATCATTCGCCAGAGAAATTATAAGAAGGCAACTGCCTATACGTATCTCAAATACAACGTAGACTTCTTGAATTTTGCGGATAAACCGGCGGAGAAAATCACTCTGAAGGATCTCAATCGTTATATGGATCATCTGAAAAAGAAGAGGGTTTCTTCCTCAACGATCCAGATCAATGTCAGTTCCCTCAAGATGTTCTTTGAAGACGTGATGAAAATGGATCTTTTCCGCGACTTTCAGAGACCGGTTCGAGAATATAACAATCCGAATGCGATCACTTTTAAAGAAATGCAGAATATTCTAAAATCCGCATCTTCCAACGCAAAGCACGAACTGATGTGCGGTCTCGTATATTTCGGGGGTCTTCGAGTTGGAGAATTGATTTCCCTGAAGTGGAATCATCTCGATCTAAAACGCAAGTGGATTCAGATCAAATCGAGCGTCCTTTCTCAATCGAGGACCGTCGAACTTCCGACGGAACTTCTAACACTGATTAAAAAATATGAAAAGGAAGCCTTGGTTTCTGCGAATTCGTATCTGTTCCCGGGAAAGAGCTTAGGATCACATACCACCTCCAGAAACGTGGAAAGAATCATTTCCGAAATCGGTAGAAACGCGGGCATTGCAAGTCCGGTGACGGTCTTTACGCTCAGACACAGTCGAGCCCTTCATCTGATCGCCGACGGTTCTCCCCTGGCTCAGGTAAAAGATTTTCTCGGTCATAAAACATTAGCGAGCACCGAGTCGTACATTCCTGTGAAGAAAAATCTACGCGCCGCCGTTCGAGAAAAATCGAAACAAGACGCACTTCGGAATATTCGCAAAAAGTTTAAGACCGGTTAA
- a CDS encoding UTP--glucose-1-phosphate uridylyltransferase produces the protein MDSLKSKSEGQIRQKMLSEGMSETFIQDFLKKVDQVRNGETGMVRWEEVGDLDPQKDEITLEEIEKQTSPSPEILKNLVVIKLNGGLGTSMGLSGPKSLIELKNGMSFLEIIAKQSEVILKKYNVSVPLILMDSFNTQEESQAELKRIGFKQKFATSFLQHKVPRLLKENLTPIICKNPDEEWCPPGHGDIWISLLETGLLDTLIEDGYKVAFVSNGDNLGATVHPGILEYLLRENLEFCMEMTPKTLADKKGGAIYRRILNGKPENYQLLETAQVPGEHMHEFEGLGKFRSFSTNNLWINLVALKERILQGNFELSLIVNPKKIDGKEVLQLETAMGSAIRNFTRIKGIIIPRDRFAPVKKCEDYLVRRSDAYQLLDDYSITMSDERKKSGLGEVLITLDEQYYKKIQDFNRLFPEIPSLVHCTSLIVKGEVLFDRKIDVRGDVVIENTSSTVKRISDLKITNFESEKYSF, from the coding sequence ATGGATTCGTTAAAATCAAAATCGGAAGGACAAATCCGGCAAAAAATGCTCTCGGAAGGAATGTCTGAAACGTTCATCCAGGATTTTCTTAAGAAAGTGGACCAGGTTCGCAACGGAGAAACCGGGATGGTTCGTTGGGAAGAAGTCGGGGATTTGGACCCTCAAAAGGACGAAATCACACTCGAAGAAATCGAAAAACAAACTTCTCCCTCACCCGAGATCTTAAAAAATCTAGTCGTCATAAAATTGAACGGCGGACTCGGAACTTCGATGGGACTTTCCGGTCCAAAGTCATTGATCGAACTCAAAAATGGAATGTCTTTTTTGGAGATCATTGCTAAACAATCCGAAGTCATTTTAAAGAAGTATAACGTGTCTGTTCCTCTGATACTCATGGACAGCTTTAACACTCAGGAAGAGAGCCAAGCCGAGTTGAAACGAATCGGATTCAAACAAAAATTTGCGACTTCCTTTTTGCAACACAAGGTTCCTCGTCTTTTGAAAGAAAACCTAACGCCGATTATATGCAAGAATCCGGACGAAGAATGGTGTCCCCCGGGGCACGGAGACATCTGGATTTCTCTTTTGGAAACCGGTCTTTTGGATACTCTTATCGAAGACGGTTATAAAGTAGCCTTTGTTTCCAACGGTGACAACCTGGGAGCGACGGTTCATCCGGGAATTCTCGAATATCTACTGAGAGAAAATCTCGAGTTCTGTATGGAAATGACTCCGAAGACCCTGGCGGACAAAAAAGGTGGGGCGATTTACAGAAGAATTTTAAACGGAAAACCGGAGAATTATCAACTTTTAGAAACGGCACAGGTTCCTGGCGAACACATGCACGAATTCGAAGGATTGGGAAAGTTTAGAAGTTTTTCGACGAACAATCTCTGGATCAATCTCGTAGCACTTAAGGAAAGAATCCTCCAAGGAAACTTCGAACTCTCCCTAATCGTGAATCCGAAGAAGATCGACGGAAAGGAAGTGCTTCAATTGGAAACCGCGATGGGATCGGCGATACGAAATTTTACCCGTATCAAGGGAATCATCATTCCTAGAGATCGATTTGCCCCTGTAAAAAAATGCGAAGACTACCTCGTAAGGAGATCGGACGCATATCAGCTATTAGACGATTATTCGATCACGATGTCAGACGAAAGGAAAAAGTCAGGCTTAGGTGAAGTATTGATTACATTGGATGAACAATACTACAAGAAAATACAGGACTTCAATCGATTGTTCCCGGAAATACCTTCCTTAGTGCACTGCACTTCACTGATCGTAAAAGGTGAAGTGCTCTTTGATCGGAAAATCGACGTAAGGGGTGACGTCGTCATTGAAAACACAAGTTCTACGGTGAAGAGAATTTCGGATTTAAAAATCACCAACTTTGAATCCGAAAAATATTCCTTTTAG
- a CDS encoding 7TM diverse intracellular signaling domain-containing protein, which translates to MNDRLRKYKAILCFVLAFSGVVSILAEDSDSSEFEPTVIMEDVDLQPFLTFYEDKTGKLSFPEIQNVFLSGKSIPLFNNSLGYSEAAIWIRVPVANRERGTRNWVLQYGYSLIDSIQLYSSRNGGLPLVVTGDELPFGTRLAENRNFPFQLSEPPLSKTDYFIRIQSKSSIIIPLSAYSRTEYLEQTAKEYATLGFYYGAMIVMFVYNLFLLITTRDKSYLYYSIFIFFDVLFQLTLNGLSYEFLWPNSPEWGNICLPFFMFCAFLAACLFGKSFLESSKITPITDKFYYPLIAICIFGCIGSLSFFSYTFSVVSSLIVLLLTLFLLLINSLQCVWKGHRPARFFLTAWAVLIFGSFLYAMKAFGIFPDNFFTQWGLQIGSAIEVALLSLGLADRIKQLSLSLETQATNLNLLKLRHEQSAIQYKNLYEGEEDFLFNLDSNGNITGTNKAVSTFLGFKPADVIGKNFLELMYNTGGLEDAFKKLYVMERMEELSNTRKPVYFRADFLQKYLKEPKELQVRLQILEHESGREILGRAYEPDQDLMGRFLDEERIVFSVNNYLQNAELLSQRLTFNLVRFTDPTIALSIRTSLREMLINAIEHGNLNISNEDKAKALKSGNYFQFILTRQNDPYYRDKKILVEYFLSRQKVGYRITDEGKGFNHAKTVRNAITRTDETASLQTRGIAFALSTFDVVKFNSTGNRVTLVKYFE; encoded by the coding sequence GTGAACGATCGGCTCCGGAAGTACAAAGCCATACTCTGCTTCGTTTTGGCTTTTTCCGGAGTTGTTTCCATCCTCGCGGAAGATTCGGATTCTTCCGAGTTCGAACCCACCGTGATTATGGAAGACGTCGATCTTCAACCCTTTCTCACTTTTTACGAAGACAAAACAGGTAAACTTTCCTTTCCCGAAATTCAAAACGTATTTCTCTCTGGGAAGTCCATTCCTCTTTTTAATAACAGCCTCGGATATTCCGAAGCCGCGATTTGGATTCGGGTTCCGGTCGCCAATAGGGAACGAGGCACTCGAAATTGGGTTCTCCAATACGGATATAGCTTAATCGATTCGATCCAATTGTATTCTTCCAGAAACGGGGGTTTGCCCTTGGTCGTAACCGGGGACGAACTTCCATTTGGAACACGTTTGGCGGAGAATCGAAACTTTCCCTTTCAACTCAGCGAACCTCCTCTTTCCAAAACCGATTACTTTATCCGGATCCAATCCAAAAGTTCCATCATCATTCCTTTATCCGCTTATTCGAGGACGGAATATTTGGAACAGACCGCGAAGGAATATGCGACCCTCGGTTTTTATTACGGCGCGATGATCGTGATGTTCGTTTACAATCTTTTTCTTCTGATCACCACCAGGGATAAAAGTTATCTCTACTATAGTATATTCATTTTTTTTGATGTTCTCTTTCAACTGACTCTGAACGGATTATCCTATGAATTCCTCTGGCCGAATAGCCCCGAATGGGGAAACATTTGCCTTCCCTTCTTTATGTTTTGTGCGTTTCTCGCGGCATGTCTCTTCGGAAAATCCTTTTTAGAATCTTCTAAAATCACCCCGATTACGGATAAATTTTATTATCCTTTGATTGCGATCTGCATTTTCGGTTGTATCGGATCTCTTAGCTTCTTCAGCTATACGTTTAGTGTCGTTTCCAGTTTGATCGTTCTTCTCCTTACGCTGTTTCTTCTTTTGATCAACAGCCTTCAGTGTGTCTGGAAGGGACACAGGCCGGCGCGATTCTTTTTGACCGCTTGGGCGGTTCTTATTTTCGGAAGTTTTTTATATGCGATGAAAGCTTTCGGAATTTTTCCGGATAATTTTTTTACGCAATGGGGTCTTCAGATCGGTTCCGCGATCGAAGTCGCTCTTCTTTCCTTGGGACTCGCTGATCGAATCAAACAGCTTTCTTTGAGTTTGGAAACACAAGCCACAAACCTGAATCTTCTCAAACTTCGTCACGAACAATCCGCGATTCAATATAAGAATTTATACGAAGGAGAAGAAGACTTTCTTTTTAATTTGGACTCTAACGGAAACATCACCGGAACGAACAAGGCCGTTTCCACCTTTCTCGGTTTCAAACCTGCGGATGTAATCGGAAAGAATTTTCTTGAATTGATGTATAACACCGGCGGACTGGAAGACGCATTCAAAAAATTGTATGTAATGGAAAGAATGGAAGAACTTTCGAATACGAGAAAACCGGTTTATTTTCGAGCAGACTTCTTACAAAAGTATCTCAAAGAACCGAAAGAACTCCAAGTTCGTCTTCAGATTCTCGAACACGAATCCGGACGTGAAATTTTGGGAAGGGCTTACGAACCCGATCAGGATCTCATGGGAAGATTTTTGGACGAGGAAAGAATCGTATTCTCCGTAAACAATTATCTTCAGAACGCGGAGCTCTTGAGTCAAAGGCTTACCTTCAATTTAGTCCGTTTCACCGATCCTACGATCGCACTTTCGATTCGTACGAGTCTTCGGGAAATGCTCATCAACGCGATCGAACACGGAAATTTGAATATTTCAAACGAGGACAAGGCAAAAGCCTTAAAATCAGGAAATTATTTTCAGTTCATTCTAACCCGTCAGAACGATCCATATTACAGGGATAAAAAAATTCTCGTGGAATATTTTCTTTCCAGACAGAAAGTAGGTTATAGAATTACGGACGAGGGGAAAGGTTTTAACCACGCAAAAACCGTGAGAAACGCGATTACGAGGACGGACGAAACCGCTTCTCTGCAAACCAGAGGGATCGCATTTGCTCTTTCCACTTTCGACGTAGTGAAGTTCAATTCAACGGGAAATCGGGTGACCTTGGTCAAATATTTCGAATGA
- a CDS encoding shikimate kinase: protein MKKNFALIGPRGVGKSKISRKLSKITGMPVISTDMIAVYEIGGISIPEFIQSKNGNWKPFRDLEFRILERLKNASGIILDCGGGILFDLDLKGNEILSERKTELLKSIATVFGLSRSTEVLVEKIQNDPTRPALSAVASYRNILESRLPHYESVSDHYLSIDDLKVEEICDRILQKIDF from the coding sequence TTGAAAAAAAATTTCGCTTTGATCGGCCCGAGGGGGGTCGGCAAATCTAAAATCTCCCGTAAATTATCAAAGATCACAGGAATGCCCGTAATTTCCACGGATATGATTGCCGTTTATGAAATCGGAGGGATTTCCATTCCGGAATTTATCCAAAGTAAGAATGGAAATTGGAAGCCGTTTCGTGATCTTGAATTTCGAATTTTAGAAAGGCTAAAAAACGCCAGCGGAATCATCCTGGATTGCGGGGGCGGAATTCTTTTCGATTTGGATTTAAAAGGAAACGAAATCCTAAGTGAGAGAAAAACGGAACTCCTCAAGTCCATTGCGACCGTATTCGGTCTTTCCCGTTCCACCGAAGTTTTGGTAGAAAAAATACAAAACGACCCGACCCGGCCGGCACTCAGCGCTGTCGCCTCTTATCGAAACATCTTAGAATCTCGACTTCCTCACTACGAAAGCGTTTCCGATCACTATCTATCGATAGATGATTTGAAGGTCGAAGAGATTTGCGACAGAATTCTTCAGAAAATCGACTTTTGA
- a CDS encoding esterase/lipase family protein: MKKIISFFRTFFYFLSEILEFILSVISSLIPSGKDPNLSRGDIYIVTGFLSGPLFYRKLCKALEAKGYQPRILRIPPFFLNTKKTVEVLAKQMDQIPAKSVLIAHNTGGLLTLLLPDRSRQKIRGLVTLGTPFRGSYLFSILPVSALRYGSPYLQELFKTFLFMDRFHPLSPMKEFIFLPASSSIYGEERDLWFDIPGNYNQVRKGENIRTILEFLVFHYPSDVAKESERVAMAALHERLISQKKPQIAIKKKRVTAPTTKKRTSASPKKKSKVIPKKAVQKKTKR, translated from the coding sequence ATGAAAAAAATCATTTCCTTTTTTAGAACCTTCTTCTATTTCCTTTCCGAAATTTTAGAATTTATCCTTTCTGTAATCTCGTCTTTGATTCCTTCGGGGAAAGATCCGAATCTTTCCAGAGGCGATATTTATATCGTTACCGGTTTTCTTTCCGGTCCTTTGTTCTATCGTAAACTTTGCAAAGCCTTGGAGGCGAAAGGTTATCAACCGAGAATTTTGAGAATCCCTCCGTTCTTTTTAAACACAAAAAAAACGGTGGAAGTTTTGGCGAAACAGATGGATCAGATTCCGGCTAAGTCCGTTTTGATTGCGCACAATACCGGAGGGCTTCTTACACTTTTACTTCCGGACCGAAGCCGACAAAAAATAAGAGGTCTCGTGACTTTAGGAACACCGTTTCGCGGAAGTTATCTCTTTTCGATTCTTCCTGTTTCCGCTTTGCGTTACGGATCTCCGTATTTGCAGGAACTTTTTAAGACCTTCCTCTTTATGGATCGATTTCATCCTCTTTCTCCCATGAAAGAATTTATTTTTCTCCCTGCTTCGTCTTCGATCTACGGCGAAGAACGGGATCTTTGGTTCGATATTCCCGGCAATTACAACCAAGTTCGAAAAGGTGAGAACATTCGAACGATACTGGAATTTCTCGTCTTTCATTATCCAAGCGACGTCGCAAAAGAATCCGAACGGGTGGCGATGGCCGCTCTTCATGAAAGACTGATTTCTCAAAAAAAACCGCAGATCGCGATCAAAAAGAAACGTGTAACAGCTCCTACAACGAAAAAGAGAACGTCCGCCTCTCCCAAAAAGAAGTCGAAGGTGATTCCTAAAAAAGCCGTCCAAAAGAAAACAAAACGATAA
- a CDS encoding HDOD domain-containing protein: MKEKIDQLFLNDAQLPRISSVVTKVMQMVQKQDVAIPDLAKEISNDPGLTAEVIKLSNSAYYRAAKPIKTVQESLMTLGIKTVKDIILLTASKGILKKELKGYQVEAEDNWIHSLTVAELSKRICEQKKLKIGTDLAFTGGLLHNIGKVILADFFPAVLITLREELKNHTSSFSELEKKHFGYSHEEAGAKLLAKWNFPKELVHVAENYTHPEDEKDYPELVSVVHVAHTISIAAGVGIDIAGLSTPISNKALQILGITDSDLQMYYTVLPEIQKHIRELIQA, from the coding sequence ATGAAAGAAAAAATAGATCAACTCTTTTTAAACGACGCCCAACTTCCCAGAATCTCCTCCGTAGTTACGAAAGTAATGCAGATGGTACAAAAGCAGGACGTCGCCATTCCCGATCTCGCAAAAGAAATTTCGAATGATCCCGGCTTGACCGCGGAAGTGATCAAACTTTCCAATTCGGCGTACTATCGCGCGGCAAAACCGATCAAAACGGTTCAAGAATCTCTGATGACTCTTGGAATCAAGACGGTAAAGGATATCATTCTTCTGACCGCTTCCAAAGGAATTCTCAAAAAAGAGTTAAAAGGATACCAAGTAGAAGCAGAAGACAATTGGATTCATTCTCTTACGGTCGCGGAACTTTCCAAACGAATCTGCGAACAAAAGAAACTCAAGATCGGAACCGATCTCGCGTTTACGGGTGGACTTTTGCACAACATAGGTAAGGTCATCTTGGCCGACTTTTTTCCGGCGGTACTGATCACACTTCGAGAAGAATTAAAAAATCATACTTCTTCGTTTTCGGAGTTGGAGAAAAAACATTTCGGATATTCGCACGAAGAGGCCGGGGCTAAGCTATTAGCGAAATGGAATTTTCCGAAAGAACTCGTACATGTTGCGGAGAACTACACTCATCCGGAAGACGAAAAGGATTATCCCGAGTTGGTGTCGGTCGTTCATGTCGCTCACACGATCTCGATTGCGGCCGGTGTGGGAATCGACATTGCAGGTTTGTCGACTCCGATTTCCAATAAAGCTTTGCAGATTTTAGGAATTACCGATTCTGACTTACAGATGTATTATACGGTTCTACCGGAGATACAGAAACATATCCGTGAGTTAATCCAGGCTTGA
- a CDS encoding MFS transporter, with the protein MEKIKSIPVRVMAGYAVAEIGITAVEVLAQIYLLEFFVTAVGLRASLAGLALAIAVLWDAISDPLMGYLSDHTRTKLGKRRPYILSGGILLAISIYVMFSPPTLETQTQKFFFLLFVYLLVNTSMTILAVPHIALGGEMTFAPTERTRIFGWRFFFSNIGFILVLILPSFYSALFPNGNEVSRLLITRNYTSLTIAGILVFTSIIAFFATSGRDKVEDSRLPQNPNQKTEVPIGHTWFIQIASVFKNRYFLPLILAFIIATFGRTFNSSIVNLYYKYRIRLTEAEIGLMILLPFVVCLILSILLWVYLSNRYGKKWPAFWGVLLLGIMTFVVYPLFPERGILPILFAAVFGGFFAGAVLLFDSLVADIVDYDELKIGEKREGWFFGLWKMATKVARALGLGFGGILLSGIGYQEGSVDQIPELGFRLSILFGPVVGSFFILGALIFLLMPLTKERHQRIQSLLLKRREIRKKRLELVSKV; encoded by the coding sequence ATGGAAAAAATAAAATCAATTCCCGTGCGAGTAATGGCGGGATACGCGGTGGCCGAAATCGGAATCACCGCCGTCGAAGTACTCGCGCAAATCTATCTTTTGGAATTTTTCGTCACGGCGGTCGGTCTCAGGGCTTCGCTCGCTGGATTGGCGCTCGCGATCGCCGTTCTCTGGGACGCGATCTCGGACCCTTTGATGGGTTATCTTTCCGATCATACAAGAACGAAACTCGGAAAGAGAAGACCTTACATTTTGAGCGGAGGAATTCTTCTCGCCATTTCAATCTACGTTATGTTCTCTCCGCCCACATTGGAAACGCAAACCCAGAAGTTCTTTTTTCTATTGTTTGTTTATCTTTTGGTGAACACATCCATGACGATTCTCGCGGTTCCGCATATCGCACTCGGAGGAGAAATGACATTCGCTCCGACCGAAAGAACTAGAATCTTCGGATGGAGATTCTTTTTTAGTAATATAGGATTTATTCTCGTTTTGATTCTTCCTTCCTTTTATTCGGCTTTGTTTCCGAACGGAAACGAAGTTTCTCGGCTTTTGATTACGAGAAATTACACTTCCCTAACGATCGCAGGCATTCTGGTTTTCACTTCGATCATCGCTTTTTTTGCGACTTCGGGAAGGGACAAAGTGGAGGATTCAAGGCTACCGCAGAATCCGAATCAAAAAACCGAGGTCCCCATCGGACATACGTGGTTTATTCAGATCGCATCCGTTTTTAAAAATCGTTATTTTTTACCCTTGATTCTCGCATTTATCATCGCGACCTTCGGAAGAACCTTCAACTCTTCGATCGTAAATCTGTATTATAAATATAGAATTCGTTTAACGGAAGCGGAAATCGGATTGATGATTCTTCTTCCGTTTGTCGTTTGTCTGATTTTATCCATTCTTCTTTGGGTCTATCTTTCCAATCGATACGGAAAAAAATGGCCCGCGTTTTGGGGAGTCCTTCTTTTGGGAATCATGACTTTCGTGGTTTATCCTCTATTCCCGGAAAGAGGAATCCTTCCGATCTTATTCGCCGCGGTGTTCGGAGGTTTTTTTGCCGGCGCCGTCCTGCTCTTTGATTCTCTCGTAGCGGATATCGTCGACTACGACGAGCTCAAGATCGGAGAAAAGAGAGAAGGTTGGTTCTTCGGGCTCTGGAAGATGGCGACGAAAGTGGCGAGGGCGCTCGGCTTAGGTTTCGGCGGAATTCTTTTGAGTGGAATCGGTTATCAGGAAGGTTCCGTCGATCAAATCCCGGAACTGGGCTTTCGTCTTTCGATTCTTTTCGGGCCCGTTGTAGGAAGTTTCTTCATCCTCGGCGCTCTGATCTTTCTTTTGATGCCGCTTACGAAAGAGCGACATCAAAGAATTCAAAGTCTTCTTTTGAAAAGAAGGGAAATTCGAAAGAAAAGACTGGAACTTGTTTCAAAAGTGTAA
- a CDS encoding chemotaxis protein CheD: MLAKGTKVVNVGIADLQGGQSPEILRTTLGSCIGVVFYAPEKKVGAMAHFMLSKDPGGKDSQKNPFKYAETAIPLLIKKMAEFGCNPREYGGRLFGGASMFKGVQSSFLQNIGEQNILTARAILEQNKIPLIVEDVGGNDGRTISLYLDDGRVLLKKAGFEKYLYKVR; this comes from the coding sequence ATGCTGGCAAAAGGAACGAAGGTAGTCAATGTTGGAATCGCTGACCTGCAAGGCGGGCAGTCTCCTGAAATTCTAAGAACGACTCTTGGATCCTGTATCGGAGTCGTGTTTTACGCTCCTGAAAAGAAGGTAGGTGCGATGGCGCACTTTATGCTTTCGAAAGATCCCGGTGGAAAAGATTCGCAGAAGAATCCGTTCAAATACGCGGAAACCGCGATCCCTTTGCTGATCAAAAAAATGGCCGAGTTCGGTTGTAATCCAAGGGAATACGGCGGACGTCTTTTCGGAGGCGCTTCGATGTTCAAAGGGGTCCAGTCCAGTTTTCTCCAGAATATCGGAGAACAGAATATTTTGACCGCACGCGCCATATTGGAACAAAACAAGATTCCTTTGATCGTGGAAGATGTCGGAGGTAACGACGGAAGAACCATTAGCTTGTATTTGGACGACGGACGTGTCCTTTTAAAGAAAGCGGGTTTTGAAAAGTACCTCTACAAGGTCAGGTAA
- a CDS encoding FlgO family outer membrane protein, translated as MKHSIFIIFLFFFCFSSCASSGRGGKRSLLKELPVVLEELSSSLKRQIQTNRESSLPDRKNALKLAILPLLNENGSVTNLGSNISGQLLTQMNEPGKLILVEKSQLSRLIDEQTFQKSGLVLSDKSLEIGKLSGVDLVLLGSVQFNDQTFVLQLRVVSLQSGEILAIGDGVFDSNDALYDQYRILRQP; from the coding sequence ATGAAACATTCCATTTTTATCATATTCTTATTCTTTTTTTGTTTCTCGAGTTGTGCGAGTTCCGGTCGTGGAGGGAAACGAAGTCTTCTGAAGGAGCTTCCGGTCGTTTTAGAGGAACTTTCCTCTTCATTGAAAAGACAAATTCAAACCAACAGAGAATCTTCTTTGCCGGATCGAAAGAATGCTCTGAAACTCGCAATCCTTCCTTTGTTAAACGAAAACGGTTCCGTCACCAATCTTGGATCCAATATCTCCGGACAACTTCTCACCCAAATGAACGAGCCGGGCAAATTGATTCTTGTAGAAAAATCCCAATTGAGTCGATTGATCGACGAACAGACCTTTCAAAAATCCGGACTCGTACTTTCGGATAAATCCTTGGAAATCGGAAAACTTTCCGGAGTGGATTTGGTTCTTCTCGGTTCCGTTCAATTCAACGATCAGACCTTTGTTCTTCAGCTTCGAGTCGTCTCCTTACAATCCGGAGAAATACTGGCGATAGGCGATGGAGTCTTCGATTCGAACGACGCGCTCTACGATCAGTACCGAATCCTCCGTCAACCGTAA